The Vibrio tubiashii DNA window TTGACGACGCGAGAGAAAATTCGCCCCCTGAGTGTTGAACTGCAAGTGTTACCGAAGGATATCGCTCAATATGAAAGCTACTTCGGCTGCTCCATTCGCAAAGGAGAAGAGGTAAAAATACGCTTTTCTGCGCAAGATGCCGCACGAACTTTCCTTACCTCTAATGCGGCTATGTGGGAGTTTTTCGAGGCGAAACTTAATCAGAAGTTATCTGATCTCGATAGCAGTGCCACCACATCTGATCGAGTCAGAGCGGTACTACTGGAAGCGCTGCCAAGTGGTCAATCTAGTATTGAAGACGTCGCAGAAAAACTTGCGATGAGTAAGCGCACACTTCAACGTAAGCTCAGTACTGAAAAGGAGAGCTTCCAAAGTATCTTACAAACGGTTAGAGAAGAACTTGCTGATCATTACTTAGAGAAATCAGAGATGTCTTTGGGAGAGATTTCATTTCTACTTGGCTTTCAGGAGTCGAATTCTTTTATTCGCGCCTACAGTGCTTGGAAAGGCGTTTCACCTGGTCACTACCGAGAGCAATACCATTAATCAATTGGAGGTAAGGGGACTTAGCAGCCCCCTTTAGTAAACCTATCCAATCAGCTTATCGAAGCTTTCCATTACTTCAGCACACTTCATCACTCTGCCGTGGCCTTGCCCTTGGGTTGCCACCAGCGTAACGTTTTCCATTTCTTGAGCCGCCTTTTGTGACACCTCAAACTTAGTAAACTTGTCACCTTGATCGTGGACAATAATGGTTTGCGCACTGCGTAACTTAAGTTTGTTGTATGGGTCGACGGATTGAATTGGGTAGTGGTACTGATCTTCAACCTCAGAAACGACTGCATTGAACAAACGCATTGAGTAGCCTGAGCGAGCGACACTACCAAATAGGTTGTCGAGATAGTCCAATACAGGCGCAATCAACAAGAATGGTTTATCGACCAACTTCTGATGATGACACTCGATTGAAGACGCCGTTCCCATGCTATGACCAACAAGCCCAGCCACATCACCAACACTATCTAAAATCGCTTCTAAGCCATGAACAAATGCAGGAATATGCCCGTACACGCCGCCACTTTGACCATGGCCCGGATGATCATACGCCAATGCGGTGTAGCCTCGGCTAGCGATGTGCTCCATCAACGGGTAAAACTGACTCGCACTCCCCGACCAACCATGAGTCAACACCCACACTGGGCCTGTGCCTAATCGGTACGTTTTGAGTACGCCTTCCTTCGATTCTACTTCGCCTTTAATCAATCCGGTTGGCTCAGCATTCTTAGGCTTAGTACGCGCTGGGGTCAGCAGTAACTTGCGCGCGGTGTTCTTCGCATGGTTAGGCGCGAGAGTGTGATGAAGCCGAGTAGTTATGTTAACCAAGCTCTTCTTTACACTGAACTTTTGCGAGGTATTAAAGTAAATCTTCTCACTCATGGTTTTATCCTTTTGGTGCCAGTCTCTACTTCTCGCCAAAAAGCGAACGACCGTGCTATTTTTAACTAAATAATAAGCCAAGTAGTGTCTACTTAGCTTAGAAATCCGTTACTTCCAGCTTGCAATCAAACGCTTAACGCCCTGCCAGAAGTGTTCGTTGCTCGCCTGCTCTCCGTGTATCGAATAAAACAGGTGTGCACTTAAATACAAGCCATACAATTCAAACGTGGCCTGCCTAGGCTCAAGATCTTGGCGAAATTCACCGTTCTCGACCCCTTTCGCAACTTGAATTCGTAAGTACTCTATCCAAGTCGCGATGGTTTTCTTTAGTACTTGCTGGGTAGGGGCCGCTTCTGCGCTCGTCTCTTTCCAAGCATCTAAGAACATACAGCTGCCTTGAAAAGAGTGGTTCCACCCTAACCAGTTATCGAGCAGCAATGTGAGCTTTTCTTCGATGGTGATCGAAGTTCGCTCCCTCGCGGGCGCAATCACTCGCTGAGTAAAGATCTGGTTGGCGTAATCCAAAACCGCTATTTGCAGGTTATCTTTGGAGTTAAAATGAGCAAATAAGCCACTCTTCGACATCCCGCATTGCTTGGCTAATTCCCCAATGGTTAAGCTCTCAAGCCCATTTTCACTCGCTAGCTCAAATGCCTTGCTTAAGATATTTTCTCGGGTAACTTTGCCTTTACTCATACTGCTCTCTCGTTACTGTTAATGCTATTTTTAGCACACTCGTTCTTTTTTGCAAATTTTATCTCACTCGCGACTGAATGAAATCACAAAGTCTAACCCGTAAATGTAACAATTCTTAGGGTTAGATTTGACTCTCAAATTACTCTGATAACTGATAGTCGCCGCTTCATAATTTGATTTAGATTCATTCCTTAAGGCTGATTTATTGATATACCCTGAACACTTTTAATGGTTTTGATGTCGTTATGGAAAGTAAGAAAATACAAAGTATTGAGCTAGGCCGAGTGGTTGCGATATTAGCGATTGCCGCCATGCACTGTCAGATGTTTCTCAGCTACTGGCAGATTAATGAGACACCGTGGGTTGGATATGTGTTTAACCAAGCAACACGCTTTGCCGTCCCCTTGTTCTTTTTGATTTCAGGTTATTTGATCCAACCCAAGCTAACCGTTGACCCAATCGCGACGCTTAAGCGCTACACCACTCCTTTACTGCGCATTTTTATTGTCTGGAGTGTGATATGCCTTGTTATGCCTTTTAACTGGGCGACTGTGGCTGAGCATGGCTATCTCGCAGAACGTCAAGGCTATTGGGGTTACCTCGGTCAAGCACCACTCAACTCGCTGCTAGAAGGCGGTCTCGTCCATCTATGGTTTATTCCCGCGCTGATTTTTGCAGCTGCGATTGGTGCTGGATTGCAAAAATTTAAGCAGATAGAGCTTTTTGTCCCACTTGGCATCGCACTGTATGTTTACGGTGTTCTTGCAGGCAGCTATCAGGGTCTGACCGAGTTCTGGTCTCCATTCTTTACCCGAAACGGCCCGTTCTTTAGTACCTTGTTGTTTGCGATTGGTTTATCTATTCGTCAGCAAACGATAAATGCCACTTCCCGTCAAGCCTTGCTGCTAGCATCAGTCGGTATGCTGTTACATTTCGTTGAAGCCTTTATCCTCAATAACTATCAGCAACCTTTTAATGGCAATGACTTCTTGTTTGGGACTGTGCTGTGGGGAACAGGCTGTTTTATGTGGTTACTATCAAAACCAGCACTCGGAACTCAATCTTGGCTAACCAAGCAATCTAAGTATGTGTTGCCTCTCTACGTGGCTCATCTACCTATGATTATTGTGATGATGAACGTTTCTGGAGTATTGGGCCTGACTGGATGTTCCAAAGATATGACCGTACTGTTTGGCGCGATAGTGATAACCTTTGGATTGATTAAAGGGTTAGAGAAAACACCCCTCTATCGACTGCTATTTAGGTAGCCATATTGGAGAAATATAGGGGGTAATATTTAGGTAATCGTTGATCAATAGGCAAAAACAAAGCGATGGGTAATTCCATCGCTTTGTGGTTAGTTGGGCTTACGTGCCAAGTCTCTGGCAAGAATCAAAGCTAAACCAAACACCTGCAGAAACAAACCAATGTTCTTGTACCAAGCGATCCTTTCATTAAGCATTGTCATCAGCTCAGAGATAGAGAGATTCTCTAGGTAAAAATCATCAATTTGATTTCGATATGCCTGCTGGGCTTGGTTTATCAGCATCATCAATTGTGGAAGATTGTCTAAGCTAATCTCTGGGATTGGCTGATTAACCCACTGGCTCAATTGACCCTGTAGCGTCGCTTGCAGTTGTTGTTGAACTTCACCCTCGTGAGCAATATGCAGGAGCAACATTTCACGCTTGCGTTCGAGCATTTCAACACTGTTCCATGCAAGCTGAATTGAATAGATGTTCTCGTTTTTTTGCTCAGACAGCTGACCAATCTCCCCACTCAGCTTGTCGAGCACAATACTCGACATCAAAAGCGCTAAGACATTGAGGACTAGCCCCGTCAGCACTAACGCCCATGCAGGAGGAGAGCGCAACATCATTACCACATCCTATCAAATGGTAGATAAGCAATATTAATCACAGTCAGAACCGCCATCACTAAGAAGGTCATCTTCATCCCCGAAATACGGCCTTTTAGTCTGTCTGCAAGGATACCTTTCGCATGTAATATACGGCCCAGAACAAACACAATACCACACGCATGGATCATCCAAGGACTTGCGCCGTTGTACTCCACCATTGCCATTAGAATGAGGGTAATTGGAATATAATCCACCGCATTGCCCTGTGCACTTCTGGCGATCGTCAGGGCATCTACCCCGCCATCCGCATATTTAACCTGAGCTTTGCGGCGCTGCTTAATCACCTGAATAGAGAGCCAAATCATTAGTGCAGCAAGAATTGCAGCGTATAGCGCTGTAACCATCAACATTCTCCTTGTGATTCAGGTTTCTAACACCTGATATTTTTCTCATCTCTAAGTATTACTAATTAAGCATAAAAAAGCCCCGCTGAATAGCGGGGCTGAATATTTAAGCCCAGATACGGAAAATTTTGTTGCCCTATCAAAGCGTTTCAATAAAGGGAGCTATCACTCTGAAGCGCTCAATAGAGAGGTTTAAGGCTAACAACTCCCACACTGTTTTGATTTCGCTTCACAGTCAACAAGGTTGCCGTGTTTATCAAGTTGAAGGGTGCAGCACTCTTCGAACAGTTTTTTTAGCTCGACACGGCCTTTCTGCACACGCGACTTTAACGTTGAGTAGCTTACGCCGACTTTCTCAGCGATCTGCTTTTGGCTCTCACCGTTTAGCTCAACAGCTTCGAGAAGTTGGGATTGTTCAGCAGGCAGAGCATTAACAAAAGGTTTAATACACCCTGCCATTTCTTGCTCTAAGCTGGCCTCTTGCTCTTCAAACCACAAGTCATCGGCTTGGAGTTCACCATCACGCTGCTGGCGAGCACGCTTACGGTAAAAGTCGATGATGGTGCGATTCGCCAGTTGAAACAGCCAAGCTTTGACACTACTGACATCCGCAATGGTGGATAGGTTCTGGTAGGTTTTGAGTAAGATCTCTTGCTGCAAATCTTCTACATCATCTGGGTTACTTACCTTAGAGTGAAGGAAGGATTTTAGCGCCTGCTGATACTCAGCCCACACTTGCTCTAAGCTGAGGCTTGGGTTAGCAGTTTTCATCTGCGCAGCACTCATCCTGCAAGAAGCCAATAACGCCTTCTAAACATTGGTAATCGGTGACACAGTAAAGGGTTCGCCCTTCTCGACGTTGGCTAATCAAACCTGCAGACGCAAGGCTAGAGATATGGTGAGAAAGCGTCGAGCCTGGTATACCGAGCTTCTCTTGTAAGCCACCCACCGCAATACCTTGATAACCAGCTTTGACCACACTTTTGTAAATCGAGAGACGAGTTGGATGGCCAAGCTCTTTCAATGCTTTGGCAACGACTTCAAGTTCCATGACAGACTCCACATAAAATTGTATATTTCCAAAGTAATCGAAATATACCTGAGATGCAATAGTTAGACGCCCCACTTTGTAGACAAGCATAAAATGCCGATTTCACCACCCACATTTAGTTAATCTAATGTTGCACAATTAACAGCTGTAAAACATTCGAGATGTCGCTAATGTTTCTTATACGTGCTACAGGAGTGAACGAAAAATCAATGAAAGTACTGATCCAATACACGCAAACAGGCAAATATAAAGACAGAGTATGGGAATCCCTAACGCTTAAAGCCAAGGGGGAAGTTCAAGCAGTAACGCCTTCTTCGGCTGTTCGATTGATAGAGCAGAACAAAGCCGTGTTATTTACTACGGAAGACGACGACATTGTTCTCCAAAGCTAATTGTTGCCAACCGATTTCGACTTAAGGGTTCATTTTGCGATTCCCCAAATCGCAAAGCGAATGCCCACAACCGGAACCAATCTATTCCCTCAGATAGCTTGCTGTTCCGGTTTTTCTTTGCTCACTATCCATTGCCATTGAACTTCCAATTCTATAACTTAGCCAAGTGACATGGATGTTATTCGAGGTAGATTGTGAAAAAGCTATTGATTGTCAATGTGGGCTCAGCGCCTGAAAGCCAGCTGAGCAAATTTGGTGATTTTGAACTGTGGGCAAAACAAGCCATTGGCGCTACTACGCTTGAAATCGAGTTTCACGATGGAATCGCAAAACCACTGCCAAAACCGCACTTGCTCGCTGGCGTTATTATCATGGGTTCACTGTCCATGGTGACAGAAGAAGCTAGCTGGATGAAACGGCTTGCAGCAGAAATTGTGCAGCTCGCAGAGCATCGTGTTCCAACCTTAGGTATCTGCTTTGGTCACCAACTGATCAGCTACGCTTTTGGTGGTGAGGTCAACTTCAATCCAAACGGGCTGGAAGTCGGTACGGTCAATATCTCGCGTTTGACCAGTAGTAACAACGATCCACTACTTAGCCAATTGCCTGAACAGTTCCACGCTCAAGCCGTCCATTTTCAATCTGTACTTACATTACCAACACAAGCGGTTCGATTGGCACAAAGTCGTATTGATCAAAACCACGCGTTTCGTGTCGGAGAGTGCACATGGGGCGTACAGTTCCACCCCGAATTTACCGCCGATATCATGCTCGATGTGCTTGAGAACTTTAAAGATGAGCTAGGGGAAGAGGTTGTTAGCCGTAAAATACAACGCGTTGTGCCTGCTGATGAGGCACAACGCGTATTAGTGAATTTCGCTCGACTATGCGAAGAACGAAAGGACTAGCGGCTGTTTGGTTCACCCTGTGATTTAATTGAGGCTGTGGCACTTTGTTCACCTTTCACCAAGCTATCAAACTCAGAGATACGCGCTAAAAATGCTGGCTTATCTTGCTTTGAAATTGAGCTAGCGAGCGGAAGGTTAGCTTTCATTGGGTCAACCGCACGGTTACGCACTAAGACTTCAAAGTGCAAATGTGGCCCAGTGATCCTGCCCGTCGCACCTGCAATCGCAATTTTCTGACCACGTTTAACATGCTGACCTTTCTTAACCAGAAAACGGTGCAGATGAAGGTAACGAGTTTTGTAAACGCTATTGTGTTCAATCACAAGATACTTACCCGCATATTTGTGGTTACGTACCGCAATCACTTTACCATCCCCCGTAGAATAAATCGGCGCTCCAACAGGAGTGGCGAAGTCTGTGCCATTGTGCGGAGTCACTCTCCCCGTCACAGGGTGCTTGCGTCGTGGATTGAATGGTGACGTAATTCGACGATACTGTTTGGCCACTGGATAGCGGTCAAAGGCTTGTTCAAGGCTATTACCTTGCCTGTCGTAAAAGCGACCATCTTCAGCCAAAAACGCCGCAACTTCTCTACCACGTAGATAAATCGCGATACCTTGAATTTCGGTATTCCCCGTCAGATGAGTACCTAAGTATTGCTCTTTAACCAACACATTAAAGCGATCCCCTGCACGCAGCTCTTTGGCGAAATTTACTTTGTCACGCAATACTCGGGTAATGTTGGCAATCTGATTTGGCGTTAAACCCGCACGATAAGCCGATAGCGAAAAGCTGCCTTGAATATCACCCGAATAGAGCTTTTCTTGCCATTCACCCGCTTCTTCGACAAAACGGTAGCGAAAGCTATTGTCTTCCTCACGACTAAACACTGCCCTTTCGACCAAACTTTGATGATAGATCAAGGTCGTGAGCTGTTTAGTATCGCTATCAAGCACGAGTTCTAAGTGATCCCCCGGCTTAATCGTATCTAACTTCAGTGATTCGAGATCGGCCTCTAAAATACTTTGCAGCGTCTCGTAAGGTATGTTCCATGCCGAAAATATCGTGCTTAAGGTATCCCCTACTTTAACAAAATAGTGAGCGCGAATTTCAGACGACTGCTGGGGAGCAAGAGTGGCATTTTCTAGCGGCTGATAAGCCGTCACTTTGATAGGAGTAGCCTCACGCTTAGACTCAGATTTGAAAGTCAGCACAGCAGAGAGACAAAAGGCGGTGATCGCAACCGCAATCAGTATGGGACGAACGAGCTTCATAAAACAAACAAATCAGAACTTAATGTTATGTTATAACATTTATGGGATGGTAATAACATGCGATCTTTGCCACCGAATATTGATCAACAATAGCACCAAAGTTTCACAAACGAACTTGAAAGCTAAAATAGCGCAAACCAGACGTAAACAAAATCATATTTACATCAAATTAGTTACAGAAATAGAGTAACTGGCGACATTAAGAGTTCATTCCGGCCAGAAGCCAATCATTTTTGGTCTTAAAATTAAAATCTGTTGATTGATTTTAGTTCCGTTTAGCTCACTTAAACTTATCTATCTGATAAACAATAGCTTTGCATTTTATTTCGATTTTTATGGAAATATTTATTGATCTTTTTTTTCTCACTTCTATAATTCGAGAAAAATCGAAATAAATTTTGGAGTCAATAATGATGAATAACGATTTTATGACCATGGCGAGTGAAGCACTCGATATGTTCGCATTTTTAGCCACCGAACTGATCATCCTATTTTTGGCTATCAGCTACATTGTTGGTGTGTTACAAGAGTTTTTAACCCCAGAGAAGATCCAATCGATCCTAAGTTCGCGCAACGGTAAAGGTTATGTTGTCGCGGCATTGCTCGGTGCAATCACGCCATTTTGCTCGTGTTCCACAATACCTTTCTTGAAAGGTCTACTCAGAGCCAGAGCAGGGTTTGGCCCAATGATGGTGTTCTTATTTGGTAGCCCACTACTTAACCCAGTCATCATCGGCTTATTCGTCGTGACCTTTGGTTGGAAAGTTGCGCTGTTCTACTTTGCTATTGCTATGCTGGTGTCAGTGGTTGCGGGCTATACGCTAGAAAAACTCGGTTTTGAACGCTATGTTAAACCAGAAGCTTACCAAGCAGCGCAAACTTCAAGCTGCGGCACAAGCTGTGGTGAGAGTAAACCTGAAGTAAAAGCGGTATCGTCATGTGCGACAACGAGTTGCGGTGAGACTGCACCGGTTGCAGCAAAAGAAGCGGCTTGTGGCAGCGAAACCAAAGTTGAAGTGTCATGCTGCTCTTCTGACGGCACAGCGACAGCGACTCTAGTTGAGAACAAAGAGCCAAACCGTTGGGTTAAAATTTGGCACTCAACATGGAAAGACTTTAAGCAAGTCTTTCCTTATCTAATGCTGGGTATTGCTATTGGTTCATTTATCTATGGCTTTATCCCTACTGAGCTGATCGCTGAGTACGCAGGAGCAGGAAAATGGTACGCCATTCCCGTTGCAGCCATTATCGGGATTCCTTTGTACATTCGCGCCGAAGCGGTCATTCCACTGAGCGCAGCATTAGTACAAAAAGGGATGGCATTGGGCTCTGTGATGGCACTGATTATCGGTAGTGCAGGAGCAAGTTTGACTGAGGTGATCTTGCTAAAATCAATCTTCAAAAATCAGATGATAGCAGCCTTCTTGATTGTCATTCTCAGCATGGCAATTGGCGCAGGTTTTCTATATAGCTTTATCTTTGGTTAACCACCACTGTCCTAAAAAGGCTCGAATTTTCGAGCCTTTTTTGTGCATGCGTTCGATATAAACCGTATTAAGTTATCACCTTTTGCACACCAATTTGACGAATCATAGTTTATGACCTGTTCTTAACTGGCACATATTCACAATGCGCATAATATCAATTATGGAAAGAGGTTAACTATGAAGATCTTAACGTCAGTGTCGCTACTCTCAATCGCCTTTTTGGCTGGCTGCCAATCAACATCTTCACCAGAAGAACAAGCAATAAAATCAAACCTGTGTAAGGCTGGCGATGGATCAGGAGCCACTTATACCCACGAAAAATTTGAACAAGCCGTAATGGACTGTGGCGGTTACGAAATCTTTACTGACGATATGGTCGTAGGGCAAGAGCTTGTGTTTTCGTTCAACAACGGTAAGAAGAAACGCAAAATGGTCTTAAATGATGATGGCACCGGCGCATACACCAAAATGGATAAAGGTAGCACCGAAAACATCACCTGGAAGTTCCAAGATAACGGCAATTTACATTTAGAATTTGAAGATGGCTATCAATGGGATTGGAGATTGATCGCCGAACAAGGCAATTTCTGGGCAGTGAAATCGTTCGGCTATGGAGCAGATGCCGCAGATCGTGACATCTTGTCTATGGTCGTTACCAATAAAACGGCGATGATGGCGCAGTAAATAGAACATCATCATATAAAAAGGATTGGCAATAAGTGCCAATCCTTTTTTAGTTTGGATGCTATTACTCGTAGTCTGACGCGTAGGTCTCTTCATAGGTGTGAGAGTAAAGCTCAAATAGGTTGCCAAACGGG harbors:
- a CDS encoding ArsR/SmtB family transcription factor — its product is MELEVVAKALKELGHPTRLSIYKSVVKAGYQGIAVGGLQEKLGIPGSTLSHHISSLASAGLISQRREGRTLYCVTDYQCLEGVIGFLQDECCADENC
- a CDS encoding AraC family transcriptional regulator; this translates as MKRANRFAVSPLWKVLLNDMQIDLQAVLAHANLPRDLFSRESASLAPHEYFQLCNSLEKAAGDKEVPLLFAQHLSVEAFDAPLFASICSPNLNVALSRLSQYKPLIGPMMSVVNQTEQYTEITVRCYGYREALPKTLGLMETVFFTQLARLTTREKIRPLSVELQVLPKDIAQYESYFGCSIRKGEEVKIRFSAQDAARTFLTSNAAMWEFFEAKLNQKLSDLDSSATTSDRVRAVLLEALPSGQSSIEDVAEKLAMSKRTLQRKLSTEKESFQSILQTVREELADHYLEKSEMSLGEISFLLGFQESNSFIRAYSAWKGVSPGHYREQYH
- a CDS encoding alpha/beta fold hydrolase; translated protein: MSEKIYFNTSQKFSVKKSLVNITTRLHHTLAPNHAKNTARKLLLTPARTKPKNAEPTGLIKGEVESKEGVLKTYRLGTGPVWVLTHGWSGSASQFYPLMEHIASRGYTALAYDHPGHGQSGGVYGHIPAFVHGLEAILDSVGDVAGLVGHSMGTASSIECHHQKLVDKPFLLIAPVLDYLDNLFGSVARSGYSMRLFNAVVSEVEDQYHYPIQSVDPYNKLKLRSAQTIIVHDQGDKFTKFEVSQKAAQEMENVTLVATQGQGHGRVMKCAEVMESFDKLIG
- the sigZ gene encoding RNA polymerase sigma factor SigZ gives rise to the protein MKTANPSLSLEQVWAEYQQALKSFLHSKVSNPDDVEDLQQEILLKTYQNLSTIADVSSVKAWLFQLANRTIIDFYRKRARQQRDGELQADDLWFEEQEASLEQEMAGCIKPFVNALPAEQSQLLEAVELNGESQKQIAEKVGVSYSTLKSRVQKGRVELKKLFEECCTLQLDKHGNLVDCEAKSKQCGSC
- a CDS encoding DNA mismatch repair protein, with protein sequence MMLRSPPAWALVLTGLVLNVLALLMSSIVLDKLSGEIGQLSEQKNENIYSIQLAWNSVEMLERKREMLLLHIAHEGEVQQQLQATLQGQLSQWVNQPIPEISLDNLPQLMMLINQAQQAYRNQIDDFYLENLSISELMTMLNERIAWYKNIGLFLQVFGLALILARDLARKPN
- a CDS encoding glutamine amidotransferase; translated protein: MKKLLIVNVGSAPESQLSKFGDFELWAKQAIGATTLEIEFHDGIAKPLPKPHLLAGVIIMGSLSMVTEEASWMKRLAAEIVQLAEHRVPTLGICFGHQLISYAFGGEVNFNPNGLEVGTVNISRLTSSNNDPLLSQLPEQFHAQAVHFQSVLTLPTQAVRLAQSRIDQNHAFRVGECTWGVQFHPEFTADIMLDVLENFKDELGEEVVSRKIQRVVPADEAQRVLVNFARLCEERKD
- a CDS encoding permease; translation: MNNDFMTMASEALDMFAFLATELIILFLAISYIVGVLQEFLTPEKIQSILSSRNGKGYVVAALLGAITPFCSCSTIPFLKGLLRARAGFGPMMVFLFGSPLLNPVIIGLFVVTFGWKVALFYFAIAMLVSVVAGYTLEKLGFERYVKPEAYQAAQTSSCGTSCGESKPEVKAVSSCATTSCGETAPVAAKEAACGSETKVEVSCCSSDGTATATLVENKEPNRWVKIWHSTWKDFKQVFPYLMLGIAIGSFIYGFIPTELIAEYAGAGKWYAIPVAAIIGIPLYIRAEAVIPLSAALVQKGMALGSVMALIIGSAGASLTEVILLKSIFKNQMIAAFLIVILSMAIGAGFLYSFIFG
- a CDS encoding TetR/AcrR family transcriptional regulator; amino-acid sequence: MSKGKVTRENILSKAFELASENGLESLTIGELAKQCGMSKSGLFAHFNSKDNLQIAVLDYANQIFTQRVIAPARERTSITIEEKLTLLLDNWLGWNHSFQGSCMFLDAWKETSAEAAPTQQVLKKTIATWIEYLRIQVAKGVENGEFRQDLEPRQATFELYGLYLSAHLFYSIHGEQASNEHFWQGVKRLIASWK
- a CDS encoding acyltransferase; this encodes MESKKIQSIELGRVVAILAIAAMHCQMFLSYWQINETPWVGYVFNQATRFAVPLFFLISGYLIQPKLTVDPIATLKRYTTPLLRIFIVWSVICLVMPFNWATVAEHGYLAERQGYWGYLGQAPLNSLLEGGLVHLWFIPALIFAAAIGAGLQKFKQIELFVPLGIALYVYGVLAGSYQGLTEFWSPFFTRNGPFFSTLLFAIGLSIRQQTINATSRQALLLASVGMLLHFVEAFILNNYQQPFNGNDFLFGTVLWGTGCFMWLLSKPALGTQSWLTKQSKYVLPLYVAHLPMIIVMMNVSGVLGLTGCSKDMTVLFGAIVITFGLIKGLEKTPLYRLLFR
- a CDS encoding MAPEG family protein produces the protein MVTALYAAILAALMIWLSIQVIKQRRKAQVKYADGGVDALTIARSAQGNAVDYIPITLILMAMVEYNGASPWMIHACGIVFVLGRILHAKGILADRLKGRISGMKMTFLVMAVLTVINIAYLPFDRMW
- a CDS encoding peptidoglycan DD-metalloendopeptidase family protein; its protein translation is MKLVRPILIAVAITAFCLSAVLTFKSESKREATPIKVTAYQPLENATLAPQQSSEIRAHYFVKVGDTLSTIFSAWNIPYETLQSILEADLESLKLDTIKPGDHLELVLDSDTKQLTTLIYHQSLVERAVFSREEDNSFRYRFVEEAGEWQEKLYSGDIQGSFSLSAYRAGLTPNQIANITRVLRDKVNFAKELRAGDRFNVLVKEQYLGTHLTGNTEIQGIAIYLRGREVAAFLAEDGRFYDRQGNSLEQAFDRYPVAKQYRRITSPFNPRRKHPVTGRVTPHNGTDFATPVGAPIYSTGDGKVIAVRNHKYAGKYLVIEHNSVYKTRYLHLHRFLVKKGQHVKRGQKIAIAGATGRITGPHLHFEVLVRNRAVDPMKANLPLASSISKQDKPAFLARISEFDSLVKGEQSATASIKSQGEPNSR